The genomic DNA AGGGGCTTCCCGATCCGTCGGACTCCGCGTTTCCGGCCGCGGCGGCGGCGGAGACGCGGGAGATCCTGTCGTGTTCCGGCGGCGGCGCGCTGGTCCTGTGCACGAGCTACCGGACGCTCTCGGCGCTGACGGAGGCGCTGCGGGGGACGCTGCCGCACACCCTGTACGTCCAGGGGGACGCTCCGCGGTCGCACCTCCTGCGGGCGTTCCGGGAGGGCGAGGACACGGTGCTGATCGGGACGGGGACGTTCTGGGAGGGGGTCGACGTTCCGGGCGCCTCCCTGCGGTGCGTCGTCATCGACAAGCTGCCGTTCGCTTCCCCGTCCGACCCCGTGACCTCGGCCCGCATCCGGGTCCTGCGCGACCGGGGCGCGGACCCGTTCATGGAGTACCAGCTCCCCGAGGCGATCCTTTCGCTGCGGCAGGGCGTCGGGAGGCTTCTCCGCCGCGGGGACGATTACGGGGTGGTGGCGCTGCTCGACCGTAGGGTTTCGACCCGGGGGTACGGCGAGCTTTTCCGGGCCAACCTTCCCCCGGCGCGATGGACGGACGACCGGGCCGAGGTGGCGGCGTTCTTCCGCCGGTTCCACGGGGAGAAGAAAAAGGAGGAAAAGGGATGATCCGGAAGGTGGTGTTCCCCGCGGCGGGGTTCGGGACGCGGTTTTTGCCGGCGACGAAGGCTTCACCCAAGGAGATGCTCCCCCTGGTGGACAAGCCCCTCATCCAGCACGGGGTCGAGGAGGCGAAAGCCGCCGGGATACGGGACATGATCATCGTGACCGGCCGCGGAAAGAACGCCATCGAGGACCACTTCGACGTCTCCTTCGAGCTGGAGGCCATGCTGAAGAAGAAGGGGGACGGCGCCCTGCTCTCCTCCGTCCGCCGCGTCACCGACGGGGCCGACTTCTTTTACGTCCGCCAGAACCTCCCTCTGGGGCTGGGTCACGCGGTGCTCCGGTCGATGGACCTGGTCGGCCAGGAGCCGTTCGCCGTCATCCTCTCGGATGATGTGATCGACGCCGAGGTCCCCGTGTTGAAGCAGATGATCGAGGCATACGAGAAGTACAGCGCCGGCGCGGTCCTCGCGATCCAGCGCGTCCCGAAGGAGGCGGTCTCCCGGTACGGGATCATCCGGGGGAAGCGGATCGCGGACGGGGTGTACGATGTGGTGGACATGGTGGAGAAGCCGAAGCCCGCGGAGGCGCCGTCGGACCTTGCGATCATCGGCCGATACATCCTCCCTCCGTCGATCTTTCCGGCTCTCCTTGCGACGAAGCCCGGGGCGGGGGGCGAGATCCAGCTGACCGACGCCATCCGGTCCCTGATCGGGATGGAGCGGGTCATCGGGTTCGAGTTCGAGGGGATCCGGTACGACGCGGGGACGAAGCTCGGCTTCCAGATGGCGAACATCGCCTTCGCGCTGAAAGACCCGGAACTCGGCCCGGGGCTACGGGCATTTCTAAAGAAGGAGAAATTGACGTGAGCCGAAAGATCGGGGTTTCCCGCGCGCGGCAAAAGTCTCCGGGGGAGGTCGGGGAGGAGGGTGCGGCGGCCCGCCGGACCGGGCATGTCCTGCTGCTCGACCTCCCGGTGGAATCCGCCTGCCAGCCGCCCTCCGACGTCGTGGAGGTGGACGACGTCGTCCGGGTCCTGCTGGAGATCCCGGGAGTCCCGGCCGCGTGCGTGCAGGTCCGGGTGCTGGGGAACCGGATCGAGATCACCGGGGAGAAGACCCCGGATTTTCCCGCGGGGGAGACTTCCTTCCTCTGCCTGGAACGGACCTTCGGGAAGTTCCAGCGGGCCTTCGAAGTGAGGGGCTCGGTGAACCTGGGGGAGGTATCGGCGCGGATGGCGAACGGGATCCTCGTGATCACGATCCCGAAGATCGCGGAACGACGCGGTCGGGAGCGCCGGATCCAGGTGACGACCGGATGAGGGGAAGGACGGAAGGGGGAGCGACGACATGACCGACGAGGCGAAGAAGACGGATTTGCCGGCGCGGACCGGGGAGGAAGACCGTCCCGACGCGGAGGAAGCGCCCCGCGCCGGCGAGGGCGGCGCGGCCCCCAACGGAGAGGAGCCGATCGTGGAGGTCCCGAAGGCGGAAACACCTTCCGGGGAGGAGAAGGAGAACGGCCCGGAGATCCCCGAGGTGCTCCCGCTGCTGCCGGTGCGCGACATCGTCATCTTCCCGTACATGACCTTGCCGCTGTTCGTGGGGAGGGAAGGTTCGGTCGCGGCGGTGGACGAGGCGCTGGCGCGGGACCGGTACATCTTTCTCGCCACGCAGAGGGACCCGTCCGTGGAAGACCCGAAGGAGGGGGACCTCTACCGCACGGGCACGGTGGCGATGATCATGCGGATGCTGAAGCTCCCCGACGGCCGGCTGAAAATCCTCATCCAGGGCGTTGTGAAGGCGAAGATCGTCGAGTTCATCGAGGCGAAGCCCGCGGTGCGCGTCCGGATCGACCGGATCGTCGAGTCCCCGATGAAGGAGGGGTCCCTCGAGGTGGAGGCGCTGATGCGCGCTTCCCGGGAGAAGATCGAGAAGATCCTGTCGCTCAAGAACATGCCGGTCGAGATCCTGATGGTCACCGAGAACATCAACAATCCCGGCGTGCTCGCCGACCTCGTGGCGTCGAACCTGCGCCTGAAGATCGAGGAGGCGCAATCGGTGCTCGAGGAGGAAGACCCCGTCGTGCGGCTGAACCTGGTCAGCAACCTCCTCTCCCGCGAGCTGCAGCTGGCGGAGATGCAGGCGAAGATCCAGAACCAGGCGAAGGAGGAGATGTCCAAGAGCCAGCGGGAGTATTTCCTGCGGGAGCAGATGAAGGCGATCAAGCAGGAGCTGGGCGACATCGACGGGAAGTCCGAGGAGGCCGACGACCTGAAGGGAAAGATCGAGGCCGCCGGGATGCCCGAGGAGGTGAAAAAGGAGGCGGAGAAGCAGCTCCGTCGCCTGGAGGGGATGCACCCGGACTCGGCCGAGTCGTCCGTGGTGCGCACCTACCTCGACTGGATGGTGGAGCTCCCCTGGAAGAAGGAGACGAAGGACAACATCCGCATCGGAAAGGCGAAGGAGATCCTCGACGAGGACCACCATGACCTCGAGAAGGTCAAGGAGCGGATCCTCGAATACCTGTCCGTGCGCAAGCTGAAGGACAAGATGAAGGGGCCGATCCTCTGCTTCGTCGGTCCCCCGGGCGTCGGGAAAACGTCCCTCGGGAAGTCGATCGCGCGCGCGATGGGGCGGAAGTTCATCCGCATGTCCCTGGGCGGCATCCGGGACGAGGCGGAGATCCGCGGCCACCGCCGGACGTACGTGGGGGCGCTTCCCGGTCGTGTCATCCAGGGGATGAAGCAGGCCGGGACGCGCAACCCGGTCTTCATGTTGGACGAGATCGACAAGGTGGGGGCCGACTTCCGGGGAGACCCGTCCGCCGCGCTGCTCGAGGTGCTGGACCCCGAGCAGAACTTCGCGTTCAGCGACAACTACCTGAACGTCCCCTTCGATCTTTCGAAGGTCCTGTTCATCGCCACGGCGAACGTGATCGACCCCGTCCCGCCGGCGCTCAAGGACCGGATGGAGATCATCCACCTGTCGGGATACACCGACGTCGACAAGCTGGCGATCGCGAAGAAATACCTGTTGCCGCGCCAGATCGAGGAGAACGGGATCCGGCGGGGAAAGATCACGATGAGGGACAAGGCGATCCTCGCCATCATCCACGAATACACGCGGGAGGCGGGGCTGCGAAACCTCGAGCGGGAGATCGGCCAGGTGTGCCGGAAGCTGGCCCGGAAGATGGCCGAGGGAGAGAAGGGGCCCTTCGCCGTCACGCCGAAGACCCTCGCGAAGTACCTCGGGGCCCCACGGAACCTTTCGGAAACGGAGGGGGAGGTCGACGAGGTCGGCGTCGCGACGGGCCTTGCCTGGACGCCGACGGGGGGAGACATCCTCTTCGTCGAGGTGTCCCTTGTCGACGGGAAGGGAAACGTGATGATCACCGGGTACCTCGGCGACGTGATGAAGGAGAGCGCCCAGGCGGCGATCACCTACGTCCGTTCGCGCGCGGGAAAGCTCGGGCTGCCGCGGAATTTCTACGCGAAACGCGACATCCACATCCATGTCCCGTCGGGGGGAATCCCGAAGGACGGCCCTTCCGCCGGGATCACGATCGCGACGGCACTTGTCTCCTCGCTCACCGGAATCCCCGTCCGCAGGAACGTGGCGATGACCGGCGAGATCACCCTCCGTGGCCGCGTCCTTCCGATCGGCGGCCTGAAGGAGAAGGCGCTGGCGGCGCTTCGCGCCGGGATCAACCATGTGATCGCCCCGGCCCGGAACGGGAAAGACCTCGAGGAGATCCCTCGCCACGAGGCTCGGCAGGTGCGCTTCACGCTGGTGAAGAC from Deltaproteobacteria bacterium includes the following:
- the galU gene encoding UTP--glucose-1-phosphate uridylyltransferase GalU, producing MIRKVVFPAAGFGTRFLPATKASPKEMLPLVDKPLIQHGVEEAKAAGIRDMIIVTGRGKNAIEDHFDVSFELEAMLKKKGDGALLSSVRRVTDGADFFYVRQNLPLGLGHAVLRSMDLVGQEPFAVILSDDVIDAEVPVLKQMIEAYEKYSAGAVLAIQRVPKEAVSRYGIIRGKRIADGVYDVVDMVEKPKPAEAPSDLAIIGRYILPPSIFPALLATKPGAGGEIQLTDAIRSLIGMERVIGFEFEGIRYDAGTKLGFQMANIAFALKDPELGPGLRAFLKKEKLT
- a CDS encoding Hsp20/alpha crystallin family protein, translated to MSRKIGVSRARQKSPGEVGEEGAAARRTGHVLLLDLPVESACQPPSDVVEVDDVVRVLLEIPGVPAACVQVRVLGNRIEITGEKTPDFPAGETSFLCLERTFGKFQRAFEVRGSVNLGEVSARMANGILVITIPKIAERRGRERRIQVTTG
- the lon gene encoding endopeptidase La — protein: MTDEAKKTDLPARTGEEDRPDAEEAPRAGEGGAAPNGEEPIVEVPKAETPSGEEKENGPEIPEVLPLLPVRDIVIFPYMTLPLFVGREGSVAAVDEALARDRYIFLATQRDPSVEDPKEGDLYRTGTVAMIMRMLKLPDGRLKILIQGVVKAKIVEFIEAKPAVRVRIDRIVESPMKEGSLEVEALMRASREKIEKILSLKNMPVEILMVTENINNPGVLADLVASNLRLKIEEAQSVLEEEDPVVRLNLVSNLLSRELQLAEMQAKIQNQAKEEMSKSQREYFLREQMKAIKQELGDIDGKSEEADDLKGKIEAAGMPEEVKKEAEKQLRRLEGMHPDSAESSVVRTYLDWMVELPWKKETKDNIRIGKAKEILDEDHHDLEKVKERILEYLSVRKLKDKMKGPILCFVGPPGVGKTSLGKSIARAMGRKFIRMSLGGIRDEAEIRGHRRTYVGALPGRVIQGMKQAGTRNPVFMLDEIDKVGADFRGDPSAALLEVLDPEQNFAFSDNYLNVPFDLSKVLFIATANVIDPVPPALKDRMEIIHLSGYTDVDKLAIAKKYLLPRQIEENGIRRGKITMRDKAILAIIHEYTREAGLRNLEREIGQVCRKLARKMAEGEKGPFAVTPKTLAKYLGAPRNLSETEGEVDEVGVATGLAWTPTGGDILFVEVSLVDGKGNVMITGYLGDVMKESAQAAITYVRSRAGKLGLPRNFYAKRDIHIHVPSGGIPKDGPSAGITIATALVSSLTGIPVRRNVAMTGEITLRGRVLPIGGLKEKALAALRAGINHVIAPARNGKDLEEIPRHEARQVRFTLVKTMDEVLSLALTRDPFSAKKASKTPKRASRAKGPR